From Antechinus flavipes isolate AdamAnt ecotype Samford, QLD, Australia chromosome 1, AdamAnt_v2, whole genome shotgun sequence:
cttccttactttcccATGTTGGTATGATTAATGACTTTACATGGACATCCAACACTAGCATCATCAGAAGTTGTGTATATGAGAAAGAGAATGTGTTCTTTCAACTATCTGACATATTGTGCTCTAAAATCCAAGCCTCCTCCCTCCCCGCCagccatccttttctttttccctggcTCTGATTCTGATTCTCCTGACTTCTCCATCATGTTTTCAGTTCTCTCCTTTTCATGAAACATCCTTCTGCCCTTATGGACTTCTTTCTCATTGATAATTCCTTCTAGAACATCAGTTTTGAAAAAGGCTTCCATTCTATTCCTAGATCTTTGTATTTctacctgtttttctttttgcttctatttgtatctctagggcttagcacagtgcctggtggaaaatattttcttaacaaatgcttattgattgaaatcCAAGAACTAGATTTCAAGTTGAAAGAAATAGTGCCTATGAGATCTGTTCTTATAAAAATGTTGTCAAGAGAAAAAACAATGGGGGTGTTTGGAAGTATGACACTGCAGAATCTAAACTCAGAGCTGGgcggtttttttgtttgttttttatacttGTTCCTCTTCTTATGCTTTATATGTGCTGGGTAACATCTGTTTAATCTCAGACCAGCCTCATCAACAGCTGCAATGCAATGGGAGAAAAATTGTTCCAGGAGCTGAGTACTAAGAGGAACCAGTAAAAGCtgcctggaaaaaaataatttaactaaGCTAATTTATATGCAGTCTACTAGTTTCTTCCATCCAGGTGGGTCTCCAGAGGCAGAGGCTTTTGAAGTTATTataagttactttaaaaaagtgaattaGGGAAAGTACCACTGAGTTTCCCACCTATCTTTCCACCACCTACTCCCAAGTTTAAATGTTCtctaattatcttttaaaaacccAGTGTGTTTCTTTGAGTGAATCTTTCTATTATTTACTCTCCTCTTCATAGAACTTCTAGAAAGTACTTCCTCTAATCCAACTTTTCCATTCTTCCCTATTTGTTGacattacttcttttctttttctttctttctctttctttctttctttctctctttctctctttctttctttctttctttctttctttctttctttctttctttctttttctttctttctttctttctttctttcttatttctgttcaGTTATCATAGCCATATTGCTCTTCTTTTGCTCCTCTTAGAATCACAAAACTAGAACCTGAAAGAGAACTATGAGACTATCCaactaatcctctcattttacacatgaggaaacggAGACCAAAGAAATCAAGTGATTGACTCAACATAATGTGGTAGTCCGTTGTATCGAGATCCAAATGcattgttctttctactacataAAATTGTCTCATCCTCTGAGTAgtggaaagtgtgtgtgtgtgtgtgtgtgtgtgtgtgtgtgtgtgtgtgtgtataacagtGGTGGCTTGCTGCCTGTTGGTGAGCTGGCTGCCtgataagttatttttctttttgcttgagCTAGTCATCCTTTTTTATGGGATAGTTTATTCTCCATgtaggattttgttgttgttcagccatttaaatccaactttatgaccccatttgaggttgtCTTtcttgttttgccatttccttccccagaccattttacagatggggaaactgaggcaagcaggattacgTGACGTGtacacagtcacacagctagtaactctctgaggctggatttgaagtcaggaagatcagtcttcctgCCTGATTCCATTCTCAGCTCTCTATGTTCTATggcgccacctaactgccctctCCAGaggatataattttctttttgtttacctCAATGGACTTTATTCTACTGGGGAGTGATTTTCCAGCTTTCTGATGACCAGCCACTGTTGCTGACTCATTTCCACAGAAAAAGGTTCATGTATTTTCCCTGCTCTGCGAAGATAATGAAATAAGAAGATGAATCAAGAACTCTTTCCATTAATTGTGAGCTCTCAGCCAGAAATCTCCTTCTGGAAAATGGAAGTTTTAGACTCTTCCTGCTGTTCCCAAATTATCCTGTCTCAATGATACATTCAAACAAATAGCACGGGCTGTTTTGTAATTTGTTGATTCACAATTGCATTATGTTTATTTGCTTAAGAAAGCAAAGTAAAATTTTAAGCATAAAAGAGtaaacaaatttttaagaaaaaaagaataatgtctcTCAACACCCCAGTGAAACTCCAAGTTCCAAAGTGGGCATTTGCCCTCTTAGGAAAGAGAGAAGGCAAAAGAAGGAGTGAAAAATGACGATTGCTGGTTTATGTTGCCAGTTTGAATGGCTTtcatggggcagctgggtggtgcagtgaataaagcaccaccctgaagtcagaacctgaattcaaagtgTCTGAGACACTTTGCccatactaactgtatgaccagggcaagtcacttaaccccaattgcaaaaacaaaaaacaacaaaaacaaaactatacaaacaaacaaaaacacagtaTGCTTCAAgatcactttaaaaaatcttaaagatgCTCATTGATATCTTAGGTTTTAATTAGCTATCCTATATTCCATTACCTGTATCACTTAATAGGAAATTCAATATCATATCTAATATTTGTTTCTCTGGGGAGTGATATGTTACATAAAGATCAAGAAATATAGTGTTTTATCTTAACTGTATATTTATCTAGACATGGAGTTGACAAGctagagggaaaaggacacaaGAAAGCAAATGGTAAGCCCATAACATAGTATAAAGCAGGACTTCTTGCGTTAAATCTGAGACTATGCCTGGAAAGCTCAGGGCCAATGGTCCTGCTATATCTATGGCTCATAGAGCAAATTCTTGGATCAACATAACCAGGCTTTCAAAGCCAGGATTTTTCTCTACTGCTGGGAAAGTGGCTATTTCTTTCAGAAACAGGTCATTATGCTGACCATTAGCTTCATAAATCAGCATCAGAAGACTGACATTCTGGTGAGTTTAGCCAATGTGGTAGTATACTGAAGTCCCTTAGAAGGAAAATAAGCTTGTGGTTGTTATAAGGCAACTTCTTCCTGTACTGTCTGAGTAACTCATAGTATTAATGAAAGGCAAAATATTGATATTTTCCTCCTCCGTAGAATGGCTTTAGCCCCTTGCTACTCCTGGAGCCAAATGCATAATCTCCTCTTTCCAAGAAATTTCATAGTACTCCCTGGAAACTTTGCTCATCTCTTTAGAAGATGACTACATTGCAGAATTTTAAACTTGTTGCTTGTTGTTTTAGACTTGTTAGACTTgttgaaaagacaaaaacaagattCGTATTCAAAAAATCCCCTTTTTCTTGTAGGAAAACTAGAGTCTGGGATCACAATGCTAGAGAGAtctcttttctaaaagaaagGCTGGAGTTCAGGAATTCTTGACATGTCCCTTAAAAGTAGGGGTTTAGGAAGGATCACAATTTAGACCATTTAGCTTTTTTCTGTGACTATGGCTGCCATATAGTTGAGAACATGTATGTTTCTGCCAGTGTCTAAATGAGATTGGATCTAGGTAATCCAGGTCCAGTAACTCTCCTCTCAGGCGATGGGGGTGAGAACATATGCCATGTCCCTATGGTCCTCCTAGATGTATATAATTCTGTTGATGTTTATGAGTGTCCCTgaacataccttttttttttttttttggtttccaaTTATAATTGATAAAAGTGAGTATATTTTCCACAAATTATCCTGTTTTTGATCATTTAATGATGGAGTCAATCTGTGATAGGTGAGTTAGAAAAAGGGGGACTGGAAATGTCTCAAGCAAAAGCAGGTAGTCTATACAGAAGTTCATAAGGTCCACTTCACCACTTTGGAGATAGGGAGATAAGGAATGAAGAATGAGGTATGACGTGTCCATTCTGAGAATACAGAataattctctgtgtgtgtctcttttttttgtctctgtttctgtcagtctctctccttttgccttccttcccctccaccttccttccttctttcttttttctcttttccttcgctccttccttccttccttccttccttccttccttccttccttccttccttccttccttcttcctttcttccttctttctttccttccttccttttttatttttctttcttttttccttccttctttttctttcttttctctctctctccctttctctttcttttttctctctccctctttttccctctcccttcctcctttcctcccttcccttccctttgtctttctgtctctctctccctttctttatttctcgttccttttttcctccttccttccctccctctctccttccctccctttctttctcgttctctttttttcttccttctttctttttctcctctctccttttctttctctcactctttctctgtctctctctgtccccctctctctctttctttccctccatcccttcatAAACTTCATTCTAATAAATATCTTCTCTGCTATATTCCACAAGTATCTCCTGCTACCTACAAAGACCTAACTGAATATTCTACCTAGAGAACAAGTTCCCCAGACTTTACCCTTAGCAGAACTACCACTCCCTTGACACTTCATAGTGTAAAATGgtttaatcaatttattttcctaaCCTGTAGAAAATCTTCCTACTCCTAATCTCTACTACACTAACCTTCTCTTTAGCTCTCCAAGGGTTTCCTTCTTTGTTCATCCAAATGAACTCTTAAGGGGATTTTCAAGAAGTGTGTGGGCAAGGCTTTCTGAACTTTCCCTTAAAGTAGACTGTGATGACCGGGTTAGCactctggatactttagaattcagccggagtcaggatcagcaaaagtccttgatctttattctttgtggatgtgaaTGGAATGGCCATATAAAGTGAGTGGAACTGCAATCTGgccaggagtgactctggctttctcaTTCCACCCCCtaaatcctccacccaatctctTATACAACAGATAAAACTTGCATAGAGTAGTGGACaaggccattttttctccaagtatatactaatagagtattatctaattggtaattagctttaagtgctcggacctcagtgcatctgctcagtttccgcCCATTACAGTAGACAACTCAATCAGCTCCTTTATATACATGGAATTAAGGGGAAGGATAAAGAGAGCCACAGAATAAATACTGAGATTTCACAAATATTGAGGACTTTTAAAAGAAGCTTAAGGCTTACACTTTCCTCTTTAAAAACGATTCCTTAGTAAAGGGAGGTAacttccactacaaaaaggaaaagattgacTTTTGTAAAAGACAAGTGAAACTTGGGTCTCTATTTACTCTTAGTCCTGACTGTCCATACCTGGGACCTGAGACCCAGTTATTTCCtatgggaaaaaggaagaagccCAATCATAATGGATTCCATTTCCCTGTCTAATCCTACAAAAAATGACTCCAGAAATTCTTGGCCAGCCTGTATAAAATAACacctgaaacaatttttttttacttctatctaCATCCAATTATTAAATAAtctattatataaatgataacatgcatatgatttattttgttataagatTTATTGAGTTCTTGACACTAAAGCCAGTATACAAATGCTCTCATGTACCCCGAGAAGTTTTCTCTCAGTTTTCAAAAATCAGAGGAAATCTTACATgcaatataaaatgttattattcaaAGTACCAAGAAGGAGTGCAATGTATTGGCTTCTCATCCCAAATGGTTGCCAGTCTCCTTGCCCAAGATGTCAccatctcctttcttttatcttctgaTGCACGTTCAGGAGCAAAGCTGATCTGTGGGGCGAGGATTTTGAAACCGCAGAAGTGAAAGACGCCATGCTATGttcagaaagggagaaaggaattaaTGAGAAGTGGTACCATTGTATTAATACTCAGATAAAAAGCCAAAAGGCAATAACAAAGGGGAAACATCACTCtctgaaaataattaataaaaccaaAATCTTAAAAACTAACAATTCACAGAAAACAGACTGTTCACTAAAATAAGGATACTGGATACTGTGAATCAGAGGAAGTCCTTTAGACAACTGGGACTTACAAATTCTATCCCTGTCCTTCAGATATTTACAACCTTTCCAACCAAattgatttgaacccaagtccatCATTGTGGCATATAAGTCAGGTCCCTGGCTCTGGAGTTGAGAACTAGTATAAATTCTGCTGAGTTCACATTATATGAATTTGGGTCAGTTACTAAATTTCCCTGggcctcactttccccatttacaaaatgagaggaatggacttttgagatccttttaaaCTCTAAACCTATGGACCTATGCAATTAAAGTTTGGTTAACTATGCAGATTAGTTAACAGACTGAGGAGAAAATGCATTCTACTCTTCACTCCATTTTTCAGAGAAAGCTTCATTTTGCAGCATCTATCTGAGAAGGCACAACTGACCTCACCTCCTTTCTGTTTTGGACTGACCATTTGCCTTTGTTGAAAATATGATCTTTCTAACAATTCATGtctattcctttccctcttccatcAAGCTTTCCCTAATTAACTCCATTTGGCTCCCATCATATTCCAAGTATGGGTGTCCCCTAAggctctgtctttttttcctcttttctttaagaaataatgatgagcaaaatgagcagaactcagagaatattgtatatagtgaCAGTAATATTGTCTTAAAAGCAACTTTAaatgaataagtcatttttattattataaattcctAAATTAATTATCAAGGACATATTAAGAAAGACAttatcttcatccagagaaagaaatgataaatagaagcatgtatagaataattttacatatatacatatatatgtatacctatttgtgtttgatggaaaaagaaatttatatgataattttattacatatttaaaaggaatagcaagttgtatataataaatgcttattatattccATAAGGTCAACAGCCTCTCTATTATACCAAATAGCCTCCTTTTATGTATAGAGACAATTTTGTCACCTTACTTTTCAGTATTTCAGCCCCTTTcaagatacttaataaacatttgttgaacaaaagaaaaagaaaaatagagacattCTAGGataaaagtgttttgaaattttatcaaaatgtaaaaatagtagATTAGTGAACTAGATCATACACTCAAGGAACGACCTCCACATGTAGTTATGCTACCCCATGTGAGGTTGtgaccacagtttaagaagtttattACTATTCTATTATAATGAGGTTCATTGGCTGCTTGAATAAGTGAACCTCCCTGTGAACAcactttaagaagctttgctgtTACTCTTCCATTATAATGAAGTTCCTTGGCTGCTTGAATAAATGAACTTCCCTAAAGAAGATAAAACACTAAGGTTCCAATTTAAGTACTGAAATACTGAAAGATTAATTAAATAcaatccaacatttatcaatggCATTGCATCATGCAATTAACATTGCGTGAGATTCTGTGCTAGGtattaaagatacaaaaaatttctttaaaccATACTCCTTCTTttcaggaatttatatttttaaatagtattttatttttccaaatacataagaagatagttttcaacatttatttttgtaaaactttgtgttccaattttttctccctctctcccttagcTCCATCCCtctcaaaacagcaagcaatctgatatagattaaatatgtgcaataaggaatttacattttactgggTAAAATACACCTCATACAAGTAAAGTATGATATAAGCGAATgatgttggcaaaaaaaaaaaaaaaatccagacaaAAATGTTCTGGGAAAAACTAtagaaataaagaacattttcATTTGGCGATCAGGGAAGACAACATAACAGGATTGACACTTAAGCTAGAACCAAAAGGAATATAAGGATTATGAAAGTAGAGGTGAAAAGGGAACATATTCCATGTATTGAAAATATCCTGTGTGAATTGTCACATTCAGGAAactcattttgaaaatgatacAGGATTTATAAAGGTGGATAATGTGAAAGATTGGTTGGAGCCAAACTATAGAGATCCTTAAATGCCAGCTTAAGGGGCTCTGCTTTATTCTGGAGGCAATGGGGAGCCTCCAAAGGTTTTTGAGGAGAAGACTTGACTGAAATGAGTGTAAGATGAACCAGGatgatgacaacaataacaagagaatgatcagaaaaggcttgttgtgagaattgaatttgaatagaaccaggaattctaagagacaaaagagaaaagaaaacatggagaATTCACAGAAGCAGAAGATGGAATGTTGGGTATAGAGAACAGCAAGTTAGGACAATTTGCCTAGCATTTTGCATATGGCAGAGCTATGTGAAATTAGTCTGGAAAAataggttgtgaagggctttaaagacAAAACTGTGAAGTTTGTGATTTATTCTATAGGAAATTAGGAACTAGTAAAATTTTTTCAGCAGAGAGATGACTTGTTCATACCTATGATTTATGGATATCAACGTGGTAGCTCAAAGTGTTGATAAATATGATTGCTAAATTTTTGTCagacaaagataatggagaattatatgtttaattgttttcagtagtgtcagactcttcatgatcccatttgggtttttcttggcagagatactagagtgggttgccatttgctcctccagctcattttacagatgaggaaactgaggcaggcagagtgaAGCATCTTGTCCACAGCTAGTAAttgcttgaggccagatttgaacttaggaagatgagttttgcATGCTTGTTTAAGGGAATGATagtcctgccctcaaaaagttcATATTCTATTAGTATAAACAACATTATACCCAGATGAAGTAAATATATACTAAGGTGATGATGAAAAGAATACTAGAGTTTTGGGGGATCAGGGAAGGTTTTACAAAATTAGTGACAATTCACCAGAACTTTGAAGGAAGCAATTTAGAGagattgaagaaactgaggatgttTAACCGAGGAAGGAAGACCTGGGGGCTAGGAGGACATGATAGTTGTTTTTCAGTATTTGAGgtattgaaaaaatagaattgggccACTTGGCTCCAAAGAGCACAATTCAGAGGAAGGGGTATAAACTGTAGAGAAGGAGATTTAGGTTTTAgaataattagaactatccaaatgTGGAATGGAGCTGCCTTAAAAGGTTATTTGTTCTCTCTCATTTGAGGCCTTTGATTTTCAAATCCAATGGTATCATAGGCACGGATCATACAGCTAGACCTGGAAGCtaccaggtgaggaaactgagacctgaggAGTTCAAGTGACTTATTTGAGGTTATTTTGGTAAtgccagaggcaggatttgaatgcaggtcctctcATCTCAGGTCCTGTGTTCTTTTCTCCAAACTGTGCTGGATAATGATGTTGTAAAGAAAGCCTTTTAAGGATATTCCAACTCTCAAAATTAGTGATTCTGTAGGTGCCAGGCCCAATTCTAGGTCTGCCATTAGGGAGTGAGGAGTTTCAGGCCTGGCTGCTTGGTGAGCTCTCACCAAACACTTGCTGATCACTGGGTTGCAGAATTTTCTACAGCAGCAGGTAAAATGAGGTTAGGGAACAGTGACATATGGTACTAACTGAATATTTGTGTTTTACCTGTATAGGCCATAAGATGTATCTAATATCTCCGccaagttcatttttaaaatacatctcAGCAGTCCCACCAGTAGTGAATGAAAGGATGACTAATTTATTctgtaattaaagaaaataaaaatttatactttttaaaaaagatattttggttAGAAAAATAGCAAACATAGCAAGACCAAACAGTGATGATATATTAAGACATATTCCAAGTGCTCATGCTTTGAGCAGGAATTCTAAATATAGGGAACAATTTAGTTTGATTAAAATTGACATTGGGTACTCAATCTATTTTCCTTAATATATGGAAATTGTAAAGACATTTCAAATAAAACTCAATCTATCTATTTGATTATAGAGTTACTAAGTATTTAATGTACATCtttccaatatatgtttaaattgATTCAAAATTTCAAGAATGTTCCAAGTATCTCCTCCATTAACAGCTATTAATCAGTTTTTAAActgtggcacagtagataaagagtgccagacctgaagtcaggaaaactcatttttctgcattcaaatttgaccccagtcatatactagctgtgtgatcctgggtaagttacttatccttgtttgcctcagttctcttatctagtaaaatgaactggaaaaggaaatagtgaaccacttcaatatctttgccaagaaaatcccaaatcggGTTACAAGGAGTTAAATCAGACCCAGCAACAATAACATGGGCAGACTAGTAGGGCAGTATTGGGAAACAATAGGTGGAATAATAGACTAGGAGAAGAAGTCTCAAGTCTAAAGATTGGAGGtcgagatgatgatgatgaaagagTTTAAcaggagagaaaggaatgagagaagTTGAAGGAGAAGATaatggttaaaaagaaaaatctcagaaTTCAACATGTTAGACTTGAACATTTCTTAGAACTTAAGTAAGTCCTAAGTTACCATTGTCCTGATGTGGAGCAGATCTGGAGAGTAAAGTTGGAGGACACTGGAATCAAGGAAGAATTGGAAGAGTGTgttagaaataaaagtaaaatcaagcaaaacaaattgagAAGGGAAGACAATTAATCTAGCAAAGGTATCACTGAGGAAAGGAATGTCTCATAGAGGTAGAGAGAGTTATTGGTTAAAAAATTGTACTTAGAATCAGGAACAGAtcatctggatttaaatccttcctcagacataCAAATTAGATGCCTCTGAGTAGAACATTTATTCTCTCTAAATTCCAATTTCCTCACcagtaaaatagagataataatggtaTTTCATGGAAGTGTTTTCAGgaccaaatgagaaaacatatataaggaatacttgcaaaccttaaaatactatactGGATATaaactattatcatcatcatctcattattattattattattaatgactttagggagataagaaaaaaaggcagCATCATTAATTGCTCTGAACATGTCAATATACTTCCTCTTTAAGAAATACCTCAAAATATGTAGTTTATCTTGGCACAAGCTTGATCTTATATCatgacaaaaaagcaaaaagctgcTTCTCATTCTAAATGAGAAAACCAATCAAATATGATGAAAGACAACTGCAGACTTTCAAATTCTAAGATGAATTTAGAAATTTTCCTGCACTGTATTAATATCTTCTTTCCACAAATGATAAATTCAACACATTCCATAATACCTACCTTAAACAAACCTTGCTCAAAGTATTTTGGGGGTTCAAAGGCAAACCCTTGACAGAGCACGCGGTCTATCCAGCCCTTCATGATGGCAGGCATGCTGTACCAATACAATGGAAACTATAGAGAGGAAACAGGAAGATCCTAAAtcataaatgagaaataaatggcTCATCTTGGTGGGAACATATATATtcaagaaacattatttttaatctctctaaaTGTAAATGGGGGTCATTTAGGAAGTGCAGTAAAAAGAtcattgggtctggagtcaggaagactcacttttttgagttcagatctgactcaaatacatactagttgtgtgatgctgAGAAAGTATCCtgttcttagtttcttcatttgtcagatgagttggagaaggaaatggcaaattacttttgcaaagaaaaccccaaatggtgtcatgaagagttgggaacaactgaaaaataactaaacaacaaaataatgcAAATGGATACTTTAAATTactcccattttccttctaagtttttttttaattcaacatatctattaaataacttgtttaatttaaaaaaaattgtaaaattaaaaaagtattttaaaagtattctatTGTTTCCAAATTGATTCATTAGGAGTAGTAAGCTAAATATTAGTCATAAACAAAATACTTCAACAAAGCAAATGGTATACTTAGTCTCATCATGAATTTATTCACATCACAAAGATATTCTTTgtctaaaaagatattttatccaAAAGCTTTATAGATGAAATGAcattgatttaaattttaaaattcttgaattaaa
This genomic window contains:
- the NQO2 gene encoding ribosyldihydronicotinamide dehydrogenase [quinone] isoform X1, with the translated sequence MAGKRVLIIYAHQDPKSMNGSLKDAAVTELSSQGCQVTVSDLYAMNFEPRATRKDIVGALSNSKSFNYAAETYEAYKKGALSSDVVEEQKKVQEADLVIFQFPLYWYSMPAIMKGWIDRVLCQGFAFEPPKYFEQGLFKNKLVILSFTTGGTAEMYFKNELGGDIRYILWPIQHGVFHFCGFKILAPQISFAPERASEDKRKEMVTSWARRLATIWDEKPIHCTPSWYFE